GCAGGTGACGGCGAGGACGAGGGCGCTAGTGTAGAAGTCCCCCACGGGCTCGAGGGGCGCTCCTGAGCGCAGCAGCCGAGAGGCTTCCGCCACGTCGTCACCAGCGCTGATCACCATCAAAAGTTCCTTGTAGAGCGCTGGAGCGGACACGCCAGCCTGGAAGATCTCGTATATCAGCCGCAAGCACACACACTCAGGCGCCAGTGTTTACCTGTTATACTTCAGACACGTGATTTACATTATCTTCTTAAAGCCACCATGTGAGTCATACATTTTTTTACGAGACATCAATACTCACCAGCCGCCTAAAACAACATCTTGAAACAAGTAACACCAAAATACGTTATatgatttaataattatattacatTAACATAATTTCACTATGTTGGTAGTAATGTTCCCCATCGACCTCCCCCACCCCTTCAATACTCAATGAAACAACAAAAATGTAATGAATCACCCCGTGTCATCATGGCCCAGACATGTGCCTAAGGACTTCCGAGGAGCGGGTTCGAACCCCTTGTAAAGCCTTAAGATTTATTCATGATACTTTAATCCTGGGATGGACTATGATCGTCCTCATTGTGAACTGATGTTACTGCTATTGGTAGCAAGGTCTGAACAATCAGGCCTCAAAACAGCATGCAGTCAGGCAAAAAAACAATCAGCCTTGGCATAACATTTTATCCCCACTTCAATAAAGTATGACAGTAAAGGGGGAAGGTCAACAGTTAAATATAAAGGGCAAACATTACAAACCTGAGGGTGCGTAGCCTCTATGATGGTGCTTGCCAGGTCCTCGTGGGATGCCATCCGTGCCAGGTCAGCTGGAGTCTGCCCATCATAGGTCACCACACTGGGCAAGGACGCACACCTGTCGATCAGGGTACGTACGACAACCTTATGGCCCAATTTGGCTGCCCAGTGGAGAGCTGTCGAACCCTCACTGTCCTGATAATGTCCATCACGGTTTTCGGGGACATTTTCTTTAATTAATACGAAGTTTTCCTCGTGTACCCAACTCAACGTCTTCACACCTTCAGCCTCGTATTCATCCCAACTTCTCTTCTGGAAATACAAATTGATTTCATTTCTCGTATATGGGAAGATCCTTTGATTTAGAGGCAATTTTTAAACATTCATTATTGATGCTATCTTTAAGCAGCAGGTATGTGGGAAAATTGTTGTGAATGATATTAGAGGAGAACTGAGGAAAATTTACCCACTATATCTATTATATTATCTAAGAAATATTTTATTTCTATATCAAATCTAAAttttatcaaaatcatatcagaattcACTACAGAATCATCATATCCTACATGACAATGCCACCTATGATCACATTCACCATAGTGCCCTaggtgcctacgtgactttgtatatgatttctcaaggatctagAAGCTTCGAGAAGAATATCTTAATTAGAAACTACTGCAACATTTCTGGTaaggattaaatcaaatccttaataagaatcaatagtactagcaagtactacttataatcattaaatcctatatctaattatattataatcacatcttatctcaatcatatgtctagaacGTAAAATTATCAATCAATATTAATTGAAGGCTCTCTCGCTCAGGAAGCATGGGGGACGATATCTGGGAGAGAagcgcccaccaccacccgacgGGAGAAAATGTTGTTTACAAACAGTGAACACGTGTGACGGTGCCTTGCAAACATTTTTCGGAATATGACACCTTACTcaaatatctttatcaccagtgattactctctagaactgggggagttccTAAAGGGGGGGTTGTAAAGCCTAGCTCCTCgtgtcctaatgacagactgtgggctgtaaggtgcAGGTGGGGGTCCCTAAGGGTGAATGGAGAAGTTGATTGAAGATCTACAATACATCTACAGACAATTCAACCCCTCAGCTTGCATtgttaatacaaggataagattaaatAAACTCAATTCTATAACTGAACTCTGGTTCTGTTTAATCAAGAATCTAAACATGTACACAGttcagcctagcaccataactacaaTAGCCAATATTCACATACTAATAAACACAACAATTTGTATTATAGAGGtatgatatatgtaaatatacaATTAAAGGACCTTATATGGTCTAAGTGTAATGATGTAACCATCTTGGTTCAAAGGAATATATTCAATATGATAAATttatatgataaattaaagataactaagAAAACAATTGTTAGCTTAATGTATATTATCtattatatatacagatatattcaAATAATATGAAGAGTTTCAGTCGAGCTTGACTTTCATTGACTGAGGTTAAATAATTAATGAGTGTCCAGATAAATTGAAAAGATTCAGTGGCTGAAAGATTAATTCAATCTTACTGAAATATGGGGCGTTGTCCCCTCACTGTAACGACAAACAGATTTATTGGATAGATTAAGGTTACACAAGCATGCAGTTGGCCAATCAACATACTACAATAACACTCAATATACTTAACCTGAGTGCCCTTGCCATCTGACAGGTTGCCAGACTGGATAACTCTCTTGTAGAGTTCAGGCACTTTATTTTACATCACAGCTTTACTGTTTAATATTCTGGTAACTTTGCTAGTTGATTATGTCCTTCAGTAGGATTAGATAAAGTTGATTGTGGAGGAGGCGTCACTtggtgtgctccactctacactccTATTCAGATAAAGTACTAGGATTTTTTCCTTTTAGATatagtccaggtactcccccagttctagagagtaatcactggtgataatgATATGTTAATAGTGTCCTATACTCAAAATGTTCGCAAGGCACCATCACAAGTGTTCATTGTTTGTAAACAAAATGCTTTCTGCCTTTGGGCGCTCCGCTCGTGGGTGCTTGAAGTCCGAGTTCACTCCGCGAATGaggtagccttcaatgaatatttaTTGATTATTATTTACtatctagacatatgattgagataagatgtgattataatataattagatatagaatttaaagattatttgtagtacttgatagtactattgattcttattaaggatttaaCTTAATCCTCACCGGAAATCGATTGATTGTTCCATTAGTTTTTTATTACGATatttttcttgatgcttctagatCCTTGAGAAATCCTGCACAGTCACGTAGGCACCATGGGCCCTATGGTGTACGTGATCATTGTGGCATTATCATGTAGGATTTAATGAATCTgaagtgattctgatatgattttgatatgatatagaaataatacatttcttagataataatgttgatataaTGGGGTAGAATTGCACACATGATAGGAGGCGACAGCGGTAAACCAGTATGAGTATATAGCACATAAGGACAAAAAACTGGGattcgaggaaaggctgaaggaatggtgaccaaccacttggaccgtcggggattgaactccgacctgcattaAATGAGGCCGACGCTGTACCGACCAATCAATTGTTTGAACACCTTTGCCATCTCTATGGattaattattaaaaaatattaattttgtaacagTGACACTGAAATTTAtcttattatatatcttgcaTTTAATGGATCCAAAATGCAAGCCGTCTGTGTATAATGTGGGAAAAGAGGTACTGTATGCACAGATGAAAGAAGGATCTCGTCATCAATCTACGGTATAACTTACCAACATTTGTAGTATAGGTTTGGGAGAAGTCCTCTTCGTGCGTTGGGGCATCTTGCGCAGGAGCCAAGCTGTGTTGTGCTTCCCCCAGGCCTCGGCTATGTCCTCCGGCAGCAGTCCGAACTTGTCCTTTTCCTCCGGGTTCAAACCGGCCATGCACAGTTCCTGAACAGCTTTTTCATTTCCGGACAAGGCCGCCACGTGCATTGCCGTGAAAGCTGTGTTATTAAGTGCTCGGGAGTTGCAGCCTGCGTCCAATAGCAGTTTCATAACCtcggtgttatcattagaataacTCAAGACAGAGACATGTAGAGGGGTGCGCAGAGCGCTATCCTGAGCGTCCAAGTCGGCTCCTGCGTTGATCAAAGCTCTCGCACAGGACGTACGTGCACGCCTCGCAGCCAGGTGCAGCGAGGTCACCCCTAAAGTGTAGATGTGATAAGTATTAAGAGTAAACGCTTAGCTAGTATGAACAAGTGATacttggaagggatacgaggacaaagatgaggaatatgaggacagactaagaggtgggatatgaggacagactaagagctgggaggtGAGGACAGACTATCTGGGACATGAAAAGAAAAAGCTGGAATATGATATCGAGAGTGAGAGAACGACTCAGCCTGTAGCCAATCAAGTACTTCGACCCAGGAAGAAGCCACGACCTGAATGGACTCACCGGACCAGAGGTATCACCATATGTGAATGAAGTCTTGGAGCCGATATGTGCATATATTTTGAGTACTGTTTTATTCAATaattattttgcatttataacTGATCGTTTAAATAAGACAAAGAACATTCATTATACAAGAAAAATGACTACCAACGGCCTATCACTGATCATAATagttataatattattaataataatttccgTTGTCGGGTCAGGAAGCTAGTACTTAGGCCTACTGAGATCTCCCCAAGGTCAACAACTGACCTGCCGCAGAATGCAAACCACAACAGCTCTCTCACTCCCAGGAAACCAATTCAACTGTTACGctaacaaggatgagaggaaacgtgaCCGGGCATTTGTCACATccaggggatcgaacccaggattttCGACTGCGAGTCGTGTTTATAGGCCTAGGGTTGAATTTATGCTGCTatacacctgtttagtccagccaGTGCTGTAATGGCTTGAATATGGTGTTGGTGGCGGGAAAGTTCCTGAATTTGGGTGACCTTTTGACGTGTGGGATACACACCATGCTGGTTGGTCTATATGAGATACTCACCATGCTGGTCTTTGGTGTTGACATCAGCGTGGGCGTCGATGAGAGTGGTGACGATCTGCTGATGGCCGCAATGCACTGCTACCTGGAGCGGCGTGTAAGGGAAGGCTCCCTTGCTGTCCACGTGGTGACCAGCGCTGAGGAGAACGGGCACCACGCCAGCACAACCCCGACAGGCAGCGAGAGTCAACAGGGAGCCCCCGGGGACATCCGGATCGTCCCTGGGAACGGAGGTGTGGATATCCCCTCCGGAGTGGATGGCTGTCTCTACTCCATCTTTGTCCCCATTCCTGACCGCGGACACCAGTGCCTGAGAACGTAGATTGGGGATGGAATTTTGCTGAAAATATATATCTTTTTCTTAAatagatattttctttaaatattttttttctatTGTACATTTTTAgtaaaataataacaaaaacatAAATGTTTTCTAAACTAAATTTTCCCTAAAATAATTCTTTTTTCCTAAAGTAATTTTTTTGCAAAAAATATTATTTCTGAAATAATTTTTCCTAACATAAGATTgctcctgatatatatatatatatatatatatatatatatatatatatatatatatatatatatatatatatatatatatatatatatatatatatatatatatatatatatatatatatatatatatatatatatatatatatatatatatatatatatatat
This genomic stretch from Procambarus clarkii isolate CNS0578487 chromosome 22, FALCON_Pclarkii_2.0, whole genome shotgun sequence harbors:
- the LOC123758802 gene encoding serine/threonine-protein phosphatase 6 regulatory ankyrin repeat subunit B; translation: MIQEDNTAATQALVSAVRNGDKDGVETAIHSGGDIHTSVPRDDPDVPGGSLLTLAACRGCAGVVPVLLSAGHHVDSKGAFPYTPLQVAVHCGHQQIVTTLIDAHADVNTKDQHGVTSLHLAARRARTSCARALINAGADLDAQDSALRTPLHVSVLSYSNDNTEVMKLLLDAGCNSRALNNTAFTAMHVAALSGNEKAVQELCMAGLNPEEKDKFGLLPEDIAEAWGKHNTAWLLRKMPQRTKRTSPKPILQMLKRSWDEYEAEGVKTLSWVHEENFVLIKENVPENRDGHYQDSEGSTALHWAAKLGHKVVVRTLIDRCASLPSVVTYDGQTPADLARMASHEDLASTIIEATHPQAGVSAPALYKELLMVISAGDDVAEASRLLRSGAPLEPVGDFYTSALVLAVTCNRPRILSLLVAAGAPLTTCSEGLSLLQLAWRSHDVTIRLRVLVTRNFLHTLQIERRRLKPQDSALREGIDHLVTSLRGETPWQTSLPLQADTDLTSLMVSAATNNCPLTASFLRQAGAKSFLQDQSGITPLHAALDAHHWDLARLMVKHIGACLYIPDSLGRLPLDMLPAHHRTQVEESIYQQERQQLEDLIEKVKDKEEKDQLHEVLDQYDSLFASYRTNSPLNKTRLPSEASARERAVSSYGLLVSCRRGLLQLVYLLVTVGGLDVDTVVDDTHDSTALHQAAAHGNSGCLVLLLSLGASALKADRYGHTPSHFAAMFGYGTTYQHVKVFLEDQQPVSAAGTTQLALTLTLQATCTAT